The window GTCGATCTCGCCGGGACGCGGCGCCCTGGTCGTCGCCGACACCGACAGGTGGATCTCGGGGTTGTTCTCCCGTATGTGCGCCGCGACGGTGCCCTTGCCCACCGCGGTCGGCCCGGCCAGCACCAGCAGGCGACTGCGGGCCTCGCGCGGCGTGGCCGGCGGGAACCGGCCGTCGAGCCACTCCTCCAGGACACGTCGTTGACGCGCTCCGAGGCCGCCGAGCCGCTTCACCGGAGAGATACGCAGCTCCTCCAGCACGCGGTCGCGCTTGCCGGCACCGATGGCCGGGAGCGCCAGGAGGAAGTCGGTGATGCGCAGCGAGCCCTCGACGGAGTCCGGGTCGGCGGTCGCGCGTCGCAGCACGGCCTGCGGCGTCACGACACGCATCGTCAGGTCGCGCTTGAGCGAGGCACGGGCCCGGCGGCGCTCGACCGCACGGCGGGCGGCGGCGGCCCTGTCGACCTCGGGAACGGTGCGGTTGGTGTCAGGCACGGGTCACCTCGCGGTACTGGGCGGCACGTCGGGCGATGGTCTCGGCCAGGTCGTCGGGACCCGCGGAGAGGATGCTGCGGCTCTCGCTCGCGAGCACGGTGGGCGACAGCGAGCCGAAGCGCCGCCCGAGGTCCGCCGGCTCGGCCCCCTGCGCACCGAAGCCGGGCGCGAGGATCGGCGCCGCCGGGCTGATCGCGTCGATCCCGGTCGCGGCGAGGTCGAGCGTGGCACCGATCACGAAGCCGAAGCTGCCCCACTCCCCCGCCGGGGTGCTCGTCGCGTTGCGCGCCGAGACCTCGGCGACGACCGCCGCCGACACGGTCTCGCCCGACGCGGTCCGCGCGCGCTGGAGGTCGGCGGCCTCCGGGTTGCTCGTCGCCGCGAGGACGAACAGGCCCTTGCCGTGCTCGTCCGCCAGCGCGAACGCGCCGCCGAGAGCGCCCACGCCGAGGTAGGGACTCACGGTGAGCGCGTCGGCCTCCAGCGGCGTCCCCGGAGCGAGCCACGCCTGCGCGTAGTCGTCCATCGTCGACCCGATGTCTCCGCGCTTGGCGTCGGCGATCACCAGCAGCCCCGCCGTCCGCGCCGCGGAGACCACGTCCTCCAGTGCGGCGATCCCGGCGGATCCGTAGCGCTCGAAGAACGACACCTGCGGCTTCA of the Microbacterium sufflavum genome contains:
- the gmk gene encoding guanylate kinase, with translation MPDTNRTVPEVDRAAAARRAVERRRARASLKRDLTMRVVTPQAVLRRATADPDSVEGSLRITDFLLALPAIGAGKRDRVLEELRISPVKRLGGLGARQRRVLEEWLDGRFPPATPREARSRLLVLAGPTAVGKGTVAAHIRENNPEIHLSVSATTRAPRPGEIDGVHYYFVDDAEFDRLIADGELLEYAVVHNRSRYGTPRAPIDAALAEGKTVLLEIDLQGARQVRAAEPSATLIFLLPPSWDELVHRLVGRGTEDAEERARRLRTAKVELAAQNEFDHLVVNEDVATAAREVVDLSTSSAR
- the pyrF gene encoding orotidine-5'-phosphate decarboxylase — protein: MTARFGERVRAALDAHGPLCVGIDPHAALLAAWGLSADAAGVREFGLRTVAAAQDHVGVVKPQVSFFERYGSAGIAALEDVVSAARTAGLLVIADAKRGDIGSTMDDYAQAWLAPGTPLEADALTVSPYLGVGALGGAFALADEHGKGLFVLAATSNPEAADLQRARTASGETVSAAVVAEVSARNATSTPAGEWGSFGFVIGATLDLAATGIDAISPAAPILAPGFGAQGAEPADLGRRFGSLSPTVLASESRSILSAGPDDLAETIARRAAQYREVTRA